A single genomic interval of Nonomuraea rubra harbors:
- a CDS encoding nuclear transport factor 2 family protein, giving the protein MTSEQSRDLVRRAWRSFSSRDADTIAAFFTADAEWLAPAGNATATALGGPSHMVGRDAITRFLAVDFHRLFVADVSLDFRGFYADGDVVVVEETMTATPAGGGSYRNDYCFVFELRDGRIHRVREYLDTAAGHRMLGGSAPAQPVTRERSGPPPRPAAPA; this is encoded by the coding sequence ATGACCTCCGAGCAGAGCCGTGACCTGGTCCGGCGCGCCTGGCGATCGTTCTCGTCCAGGGACGCGGACACGATCGCCGCCTTCTTCACCGCGGACGCCGAATGGCTGGCCCCGGCGGGCAACGCGACCGCCACCGCCCTCGGCGGGCCGTCCCACATGGTGGGCAGGGACGCCATCACCCGCTTCCTGGCCGTCGACTTCCACCGCCTGTTCGTGGCGGACGTGTCGCTGGACTTCCGCGGCTTCTACGCCGACGGCGACGTGGTGGTCGTGGAGGAGACCATGACGGCCACGCCGGCCGGCGGCGGCAGCTACCGCAACGACTACTGCTTCGTCTTCGAGCTGCGCGACGGCCGCATCCACCGCGTACGCGAGTACCTGGACACGGCCGCCGGCCACCGCATGCTCGGCGGCAGCGCTCCCGCTCAGCCCGTCACGCGCGAGCGATCTGGACCACCGCCGCGCCCAGCGGCGCCAGCGTGA
- a CDS encoding TIGR02569 family protein, whose amino-acid sequence MTATAFTGDGPPPAGILAAYGVAGAEPVWMGGAWRAGTVVLKRAGFLPEALWRADVLATLPGSPAFRVARPVPAADGGGWVTRGWEAYRLVPGEPDVRRQDDVLRAAAAFHEAIAHLPRPSFLDERDDPWSRGDRVAWEELPAPSGAAGLLEPLIRARRPVDLPSQAVHGDLPGNVLFAEGLPPAIIDWPLYWRPPSWAAAVAVADALCWYGAPPALAARWAHLPEWGQMLVRALIYRIATHDTAHGPAGWTPGRLAAYRPAIEIATAYAEQAL is encoded by the coding sequence GTGACCGCCACCGCCTTCACCGGGGACGGGCCGCCGCCCGCCGGCATCCTGGCCGCCTACGGGGTGGCCGGGGCCGAGCCGGTCTGGATGGGAGGCGCGTGGCGGGCCGGGACCGTGGTGCTCAAGCGGGCCGGCTTCCTTCCCGAAGCCCTCTGGCGGGCCGACGTCCTCGCCACCCTGCCCGGCTCGCCCGCCTTCCGGGTGGCCCGTCCCGTGCCGGCGGCGGACGGCGGCGGGTGGGTGACGCGGGGCTGGGAGGCGTACCGGCTCGTGCCGGGCGAGCCGGACGTGCGCAGGCAGGACGACGTGCTCCGCGCCGCCGCAGCCTTCCACGAGGCGATCGCGCACCTGCCCAGACCGTCCTTCCTGGACGAACGCGACGACCCCTGGTCCCGCGGCGACCGGGTGGCGTGGGAGGAACTGCCGGCCCCGTCCGGCGCGGCGGGGCTGCTGGAGCCCCTGATCCGGGCACGCCGCCCGGTCGATCTCCCGTCGCAGGCGGTGCACGGGGACCTGCCGGGCAACGTGCTGTTCGCCGAGGGCCTGCCGCCGGCGATCATCGACTGGCCGCTCTACTGGCGGCCCCCGTCGTGGGCGGCGGCGGTCGCGGTCGCCGACGCCCTGTGCTGGTACGGCGCCCCGCCCGCGCTGGCCGCCCGCTGGGCCCACCTGCCGGAGTGGGGCCAGATGCTGGTACGCGCCCTGATCTACCGGATCGCCACCCACGACACGGCACACGGCCCGGCCGGCTGGACACCCGGCCGGCTCGCCGCCTACCGGCCGGCCATCGAGATCGCGACCGCGTACGCGGAGCAGGCCCTTTAG
- the add gene encoding adenosine deaminase, translating into MRDVRTLPKAHLHVHLESTVRPATVREWGGPPEPEGGFTTFRQFADQRAKVRELLTTADRFRRVAVEFCADEAAQGTRYVEVTFTAASHGERVGDPEMPLEAVLDGLAEGQARFGIECRVLLDHSRRRPVERMWQTYKLALRHERVIGIGVAGEESYPLAPFAQVCDAARDAGLHLVHHAGEAAGAASIREAIEVGHAERLGHGIRVLDDAALVAEVRERGLPLEVCPFSNVLLGLVPSLAEHPLPRLREAGLAVTVNTDGETALGEEYLRLREVFGYGDAELAGFARASIDASFAPEELKARLRTDVDTWLATS; encoded by the coding sequence GTGAGAGACGTACGGACGTTGCCCAAGGCCCACCTGCACGTACACCTGGAGAGCACCGTACGGCCGGCGACCGTGCGCGAGTGGGGCGGCCCGCCGGAGCCCGAGGGTGGTTTCACCACCTTCAGGCAGTTCGCCGACCAGCGGGCCAAGGTGCGCGAGCTGCTGACCACGGCCGACCGGTTCAGGCGGGTCGCGGTGGAGTTCTGCGCCGACGAGGCCGCCCAGGGCACCCGGTACGTCGAGGTCACGTTCACGGCGGCGTCGCACGGCGAGCGCGTCGGGGATCCGGAGATGCCGCTGGAGGCGGTGCTCGACGGGCTGGCCGAGGGGCAGGCCAGGTTCGGGATCGAGTGCCGGGTGCTGCTCGACCACTCCAGGCGGCGGCCGGTGGAGCGGATGTGGCAGACGTACAAGCTGGCCCTGCGCCACGAGCGGGTGATCGGCATCGGCGTGGCGGGCGAGGAGAGCTACCCGCTGGCGCCGTTCGCGCAGGTGTGCGACGCGGCCAGGGACGCCGGGCTGCACCTGGTGCACCACGCGGGGGAGGCGGCGGGCGCCGCCAGCATCCGGGAGGCGATCGAGGTGGGGCACGCCGAGCGGCTCGGGCACGGCATCCGGGTGCTCGACGACGCCGCGCTGGTGGCCGAGGTGCGCGAGCGCGGCCTCCCGCTGGAGGTCTGCCCGTTCTCGAACGTGCTGCTCGGGCTCGTGCCGTCGCTCGCCGAGCACCCGCTGCCCCGGCTGCGGGAGGCGGGGCTGGCCGTCACGGTCAACACGGACGGGGAGACGGCGCTGGGGGAGGAGTACCTGCGGCTGCGGGAGGTCTTCGGCTATGGGGACGCGGAGCTCGCCGGGTTCGCCAGGGCGTCGATCGACGCGTCGTTCGCGCCGGAGGAGCTGAAGGCGCGGCTCAGGACGGACGTGGACACCTGGCTCGCGACCTCGTGA
- a CDS encoding class I SAM-dependent methyltransferase translates to MKRSRSSLVHQATYAVKNPHKIVPHLRRLARDTWFRLRTRDHVGYYRAVMKSDTARDPEGAVGSHTHKRWLALGRMQFDYLVEHGLKPECRMLEIGCGNLRAGHLFIDYLHTGNYYGIDISPDILMAAQNTIVQHGLADKLPYLTPVRDLRFAFLPDAHFDVVHAHSVFSHSPLDVIEECFAHVGRVMKPGAWFDFTFDRTEGREHQVLREDFYYRTETLVALAGRYGFDAAFMDDWERLPHKQSKLRLTKRPLA, encoded by the coding sequence GTGAAACGCTCCCGATCGAGCCTCGTCCACCAAGCGACGTACGCCGTCAAGAACCCACACAAGATCGTCCCCCACCTGCGGCGCCTGGCCCGCGACACGTGGTTCAGGCTGCGTACGCGGGACCACGTCGGCTACTACCGCGCCGTCATGAAGTCCGACACGGCTCGCGACCCCGAGGGCGCCGTCGGCTCGCACACCCACAAGCGGTGGCTGGCGCTGGGCCGCATGCAGTTCGACTACCTGGTGGAGCACGGCCTGAAGCCCGAATGCCGGATGCTGGAGATCGGCTGCGGCAACCTGCGGGCCGGCCACCTGTTCATCGACTACCTGCACACCGGCAACTACTACGGCATCGACATCTCGCCCGACATCCTCATGGCCGCCCAGAACACGATCGTCCAGCACGGCCTGGCGGACAAGCTGCCCTACCTCACTCCCGTACGCGACCTGCGCTTCGCCTTCCTGCCCGACGCGCACTTCGACGTCGTGCACGCGCACAGCGTCTTCTCGCACTCCCCGCTGGACGTGATCGAGGAGTGCTTCGCCCACGTGGGCAGGGTCATGAAGCCCGGCGCGTGGTTCGACTTCACCTTCGACCGCACCGAGGGCAGGGAGCACCAGGTCCTGCGGGAGGACTTCTACTACCGCACCGAGACGCTCGTCGCGCTGGCCGGCAGGTACGGCTTCGACGCGGCGTTCATGGACGACTGGGAACGGCTGCCGCACAAGCAGTCGAAGCTCCGCCTCACCAAGCGGCCACTCGCCTAG